One window from the genome of Balaenoptera musculus isolate JJ_BM4_2016_0621 chromosome 3, mBalMus1.pri.v3, whole genome shotgun sequence encodes:
- the LOC118892179 gene encoding olfactory receptor 7D4-like encodes MGAGNHTGVSQFLLLGLSDNPELQPLLFGLFLSMYLVTVLGNLLIILAVSSDSHLHTPMYFFLANLSFVDICFVSTTIPRMLVNIQTQSKGISYIGCLTQVYFLMIFAVMDSFLLTVMAYDRFVAICLPLHYTVIINPRFCGLLVLMCWFITFWVALLHILLLRQLTFCTGTEIPHFFCELAQILKVACSDTLINNIFLFVATGLLGVFPLTGILFSYSRIVSSLMRISSAAGKYKAFSTCGSHLSVVSLFYGTGVWIYLTSAVTHSPQRSSIASVMYTVLTPMLNPFIYSLRNKDVKGALGRLLSRGAPCLRWATDLRTKWTL; translated from the coding sequence ATGGGAGCAGGAAACCACACGGGAGTATCACAGTTCCTCCTCCTGGGCCTCTCAGACAATCCTGAGCTGCAGCCCCTCCTCTTTGGACTGTTCCTGTCCATGTACCTGGTCACTGTGCTGGGGAATCTGCTCATCATCCTGGCCGTCAGCTCGGActcccacctccacacccccatGTACTTCTTCCTCGCCAACCTCTCCTTTGTTGACATCTGTTTCGTCTCCACCACCATCCCAAGGATGCTAGTGAACATCCAGACACAGAGCAAAGGCATCTCCTACATAGGGTGCCTCACTCAggtgtattttttaatgatttttgctGTAATGGATAGTTTTCTCCTGACTGTGATGGCCTATGACCGGTTTGTGGCCATCTGCCTCCCCCTGCACTACACGGTCATCATAAACCCCCGCTTCTGTGGCCTCCTGGTTCTGATGTGTTGGTTCATCACTTTCTGGGTTGCCCTGCTTCATATTCTACTGCTGAGGCAGCTGACCTTCTGTACTGGCACTGAAATTCCACATTTCTTCTGTGAACTGGCTCAGATTCTCAAGGTGGCCTGCTCTGACACCCTCATCAATAACATCTTCTTGTTTGTGGCTACTGGCCTGCTGGGTGTGTTTCCCCTCACTGGAATCCTCTTCTCTTACTCTCGAATTGTCTCCTCTTTAATGAGAATCTCCTCTGCAGCgggaaaatataaagcattttcCACCTGTGGGTCTCACCTCTCTGTGGTTTCCTTGTTCTACGGGACAGGCGTGTGGATCTATCTCACTTCTGCTGTGACCCATTCTCCCCAGAGAAGCTCCATCGCCTCAGTCATGTACACCGTGCTCACCCCCATGCTGAACCCCTTCATCTACAGCCTGAGGAACAAGGATGTGAAGGGGGCCCTGGGAAGGCTCCTCAGCCGAGGTGCCCCTTGTCTGCGATGGGCCACAGACCTCAGAACTAAGTGGACATTGTGA